In Streptomyces sclerotialus, one genomic interval encodes:
- a CDS encoding SpoIIE family protein phosphatase, giving the protein MERGPSHGDDMVSAAPGVPAPRGPEPGRIPLAVVVVDARGLVSHWSRGACRLFGPSREEAVGAPAVDLMPVSGALGSDEWRGPDGAEDGHGPDLESALGGETSYPRAGRARTADPERGRVDILWWAYPLVGPGAERLLVLAADAGRLHGEGAADEGREGERFAPAFALHTDFPGSQELARRLPEILPSMSPQESARIVSQVLELGYPVLEISQQERFPVTPDWGVPRRVERRARLLRAASGAAGDPQAAAAAAAELESDLEYAAVRERLEFLNEVSGRIGSSLDLARTIQEVSEAVVPRFTDVAGTYLREQVIAGEGFPDGPPDTTTMWHRVAVEHNDEPGRWDDVVPVGESMPFPAHTPFFQCMTTGEPVLIPRISEEMGNAIAAQFEKRDISPLINLRSMLVVPLKARNVVLGFMILLRHPERAEFNDMDRVTGAELAARAGLVLDNARMYTYQENVAETLQDSMLPHIEPRMAGCDTATRYLPGTRLGRVGGDWFDTIKLPGSRTALVVGDVMGHGLNSAAMMGQLRTAVQTMAAIDMPPAQLLRSLDDLAQRLGDNYLATCLYVVYDPIGSRLTIANAGHIPPVVVRAVDGRSELLDLPTGAPIGVGGVPFDAVTVPVAPGDRLVLCTDGLVEVRGKDIGVGLAALAESAAHPAASMDDACDTIIRSLAATLNAGRGGRKDDVALLMARLNGIARADVAEWRLPIAAREVSRARRLVRDQLARWGLESAADTAEILVSEVVTNAVRHAHSEHVVLRLVRTDALLCEVSDDDHSLPQLLSVRDEDEYGRGLRVVSRLAREWGTSRTATGKTVWFEQSLPQARPVSRSNIR; this is encoded by the coding sequence ATGGAGCGTGGCCCGTCGCACGGCGACGACATGGTGAGCGCGGCACCAGGGGTGCCCGCGCCGCGGGGCCCCGAGCCCGGCCGGATTCCCCTGGCCGTCGTCGTGGTCGACGCCCGCGGCCTGGTGTCCCACTGGAGCAGGGGCGCATGCCGGCTCTTCGGTCCCTCGCGCGAGGAGGCGGTGGGCGCGCCCGCCGTCGACCTGATGCCCGTCTCGGGCGCGCTGGGCTCCGACGAGTGGCGCGGTCCGGACGGTGCCGAGGACGGGCACGGCCCCGACCTGGAGTCGGCCCTCGGCGGCGAGACCTCCTACCCGCGGGCCGGGCGGGCCCGTACGGCCGATCCGGAGCGCGGCAGGGTCGACATACTGTGGTGGGCGTACCCCCTGGTCGGGCCGGGCGCCGAGCGGCTGCTCGTGCTGGCGGCCGACGCGGGTCGGCTGCACGGCGAGGGCGCGGCGGACGAGGGCCGGGAGGGCGAGCGGTTCGCGCCGGCCTTCGCGCTGCACACGGACTTCCCCGGCTCCCAGGAGCTGGCCCGGCGGCTGCCCGAGATCCTGCCGAGCATGAGCCCGCAGGAGAGCGCCCGGATCGTCTCCCAGGTGCTCGAACTGGGCTATCCCGTACTGGAGATCAGCCAGCAGGAGCGCTTCCCGGTCACGCCCGACTGGGGCGTGCCCCGGCGGGTGGAGCGGCGGGCACGGCTGCTCCGCGCCGCCTCCGGGGCGGCCGGTGATCCGCAGGCCGCCGCGGCGGCCGCCGCCGAACTGGAGTCGGATCTGGAGTACGCCGCGGTCCGCGAGCGGCTGGAGTTCCTGAACGAGGTCAGTGGCCGCATCGGCTCCTCCCTCGATCTGGCCCGGACGATCCAGGAGGTCAGCGAGGCGGTCGTGCCCCGCTTCACGGACGTCGCGGGGACGTACCTGCGTGAGCAGGTCATCGCGGGTGAGGGCTTCCCCGACGGCCCGCCGGACACCACGACGATGTGGCATCGCGTCGCCGTGGAGCACAACGACGAGCCGGGCCGCTGGGACGACGTGGTGCCGGTCGGCGAGTCGATGCCGTTCCCGGCGCACACCCCGTTCTTCCAGTGCATGACCACCGGCGAGCCCGTGCTGATCCCGCGGATCAGCGAGGAGATGGGCAACGCCATCGCCGCGCAGTTCGAGAAGCGTGACATCAGCCCGCTGATCAACCTGCGCTCCATGCTGGTCGTCCCGCTGAAGGCACGGAACGTCGTCCTGGGCTTCATGATCCTGCTGCGCCATCCGGAGCGCGCGGAGTTCAACGACATGGACCGGGTCACGGGTGCCGAACTGGCGGCCCGCGCGGGCCTGGTGCTCGACAACGCCCGCATGTACACGTACCAGGAGAACGTCGCGGAGACGCTCCAGGACAGCATGCTCCCGCACATCGAGCCCCGGATGGCGGGCTGCGACACGGCCACCCGCTATCTGCCCGGCACCCGCCTCGGCCGGGTCGGCGGCGACTGGTTCGACACCATCAAGCTGCCCGGTTCCCGTACGGCGCTGGTGGTCGGCGACGTCATGGGACACGGTCTGAACTCCGCGGCGATGATGGGCCAGTTGCGGACGGCCGTGCAGACGATGGCCGCCATCGACATGCCGCCCGCGCAGCTGCTCCGCAGTCTGGACGACCTCGCCCAGCGCCTCGGCGACAACTACCTCGCGACGTGTCTGTACGTCGTCTACGACCCGATCGGGTCCCGGCTGACCATCGCCAACGCCGGGCACATCCCGCCGGTCGTCGTCCGCGCCGTGGACGGGCGCAGCGAGCTGCTGGACCTGCCGACGGGCGCGCCGATCGGGGTGGGCGGCGTGCCGTTCGACGCGGTGACCGTGCCCGTCGCGCCCGGTGACCGGCTCGTGCTGTGCACGGACGGCCTGGTGGAGGTGCGCGGCAAGGACATCGGCGTCGGGCTGGCCGCGCTCGCGGAGTCCGCCGCCCATCCGGCCGCCTCCATGGACGACGCCTGCGACACGATCATCCGGTCGCTGGCGGCCACGCTGAACGCGGGGCGGGGCGGCCGCAAGGACGACGTGGCGCTGCTGATGGCCCGGCTGAACGGCATCGCGCGTGCGGACGTGGCCGAGTGGCGGCTGCCCATAGCGGCGCGCGAGGTCTCCCGGGCCCGCCGGCTGGTCCGTGACCAGCTCGCGCGCTGGGGTCTGGAGTCCGCGGCCGATACCGCCGAGATCCTGGTCAGCGAGGTCGTGACCAATGCCGTACGGCACGCCCACTCCGAGCATGTCGTCCTGCGCCTGGTGCGGACGGACGCGCTGCTCTGCGAGGTGTCGGACGACGACCACAGCCTGCCGCAGCTGCTGAGCGTGCGGGACGAGGACGAGTACGGGCGCGGCCTGCGGGTGGTGAGCCGGCTGGCCCGTGAGTGGGGCACGAGCCGGACGGCCACGGGCAAGACGGTGTGGTTCGAGCAGTCGCTGCCGCAGGCGCGTCCAGTATCACGTTCGAACATCAGGTGA
- a CDS encoding GNAT family N-acetyltransferase translates to MGELRIRRMTEDDIGAVCAIRIRGWQWAYAGLVPQAYLDGLDVAEETERRREFFTEAPAEVVDLVAERAGSVAGWAAFGPYRDAATGRRDDAQAELYALYVRPEQVGTGIGRALMDASLGLTRAHGYSGMRLWVLRDNSRARRFYERAGFAPDGAAEAEEVAGALVPEVRYARPL, encoded by the coding sequence ATGGGTGAGCTGCGGATACGACGGATGACCGAGGACGACATCGGCGCGGTCTGCGCGATCAGGATCCGCGGCTGGCAGTGGGCCTACGCCGGGCTGGTACCGCAGGCCTACCTCGACGGGCTGGACGTCGCCGAAGAGACCGAGCGGCGCCGGGAGTTCTTCACCGAGGCGCCCGCCGAGGTGGTCGACCTCGTGGCGGAGCGCGCCGGTTCGGTCGCGGGATGGGCCGCCTTCGGGCCGTACCGCGACGCGGCGACCGGCCGGCGGGACGACGCGCAGGCCGAGCTGTACGCCCTGTACGTCCGGCCCGAGCAGGTGGGCACGGGCATCGGCCGCGCACTGATGGACGCGTCGCTCGGCCTCACCCGGGCGCACGGCTACTCCGGGATGCGCCTGTGGGTGCTCCGGGACAACAGCCGCGCGCGGCGCTTCTACGAGCGTGCGGGCTTCGCCCCGGACGGCGCTGCGGAGGCCGAGGAAGTCGCGGGCGCCCTCGTACCGGAGGTCCGGTACGCGCGGCCCCTGTAG
- a CDS encoding LysR family transcriptional regulator yields the protein MTDLDLRLVRYFTTVASHLHYGRAAAELHIAQPSLSRQISRLEAQVGARLFDRTRQGTRLTEAGEAFLPHARALVRSAQQATAAARAAARPTRITVGYTAGLIVTPVVRNLRHQHPDADVRTLHLKWNEPREALLDRRVDAAITRLPLQSDGLDVTVLYNEPKMLLVPVGHRLAGKESVTLDDIEGEPIPRFPDPEWDAYWRIDPRPGGRPAPDGPSVETIEDKLEYIAAGQAVAIIPAALHTGGNRPDLTAIPLHGVEPSHIVVATRAADSSRLVAAFRMSAVTALSG from the coding sequence ATGACGGATCTCGACCTTCGGCTGGTGCGCTACTTCACCACCGTCGCGTCACATCTGCACTACGGCCGAGCCGCGGCCGAACTGCACATCGCGCAGCCGTCGCTGAGCCGGCAGATCAGCCGGCTCGAGGCCCAGGTGGGTGCGCGGCTTTTCGACCGGACGCGACAAGGCACGCGGCTCACCGAAGCGGGTGAGGCCTTCCTCCCCCACGCACGCGCCTTGGTGCGCTCGGCCCAGCAGGCCACGGCCGCCGCCCGGGCCGCCGCGCGGCCCACCCGGATCACCGTCGGCTACACCGCGGGCCTGATCGTCACCCCGGTGGTGCGGAACCTGCGGCATCAACACCCCGACGCCGATGTACGCACGCTGCACCTGAAGTGGAACGAGCCGCGCGAGGCCCTGCTCGACCGGCGGGTCGACGCGGCGATCACCCGGCTGCCGCTGCAGAGCGACGGCCTGGACGTGACGGTTCTCTACAACGAGCCGAAGATGCTGCTCGTACCGGTCGGACACCGGCTGGCGGGCAAGGAGTCGGTCACGCTCGACGACATCGAGGGCGAGCCGATCCCCCGCTTCCCGGATCCGGAATGGGACGCGTACTGGCGCATCGACCCGCGGCCGGGAGGCCGCCCCGCACCCGACGGACCCTCGGTCGAGACCATCGAGGACAAGCTCGAATACATAGCCGCCGGGCAGGCCGTGGCCATCATCCCGGCCGCCCTGCACACCGGCGGCAACCGACCCGACCTCACCGCCATCCCGCTGCACGGCGTCGAACCGAGCCACATCGTCGTGGCAACCCGGGCCGCGGACAGCAGCCGACTGGTGGCCGCGTTCCGCATGTCGGCCGTGACTGCCTTAAGCGGTTGA
- a CDS encoding alpha/beta hydrolase family protein: MIVNHPRFFSRSGLPSHLEPWRSVNGETGNDIEVDLVPDIALLHAAGYHVLAYDLRNFGLSGAANGGVTTSGRFESRDVVGSLRYARSRPDLRGSRIALFSRCLGADATLFAMQRAPQEFTDVCCLVACQPLSPRAVLERTLERRCIPAERMEELDRLIRLRTGFGLDEMSPVETGAAGSVRVPTLVYQVHDDLMTRPADVQSMFDAIPSDVPKELFWIHGTTRRWDGYLHFQKDPDRILEWLAGHMG, from the coding sequence GTGATCGTCAACCATCCACGGTTCTTCAGCCGTTCGGGGCTGCCGTCCCATCTGGAGCCCTGGCGGTCGGTCAACGGCGAGACCGGCAATGACATCGAGGTCGACTTGGTGCCGGACATCGCGCTCCTGCACGCCGCCGGCTACCACGTCCTCGCCTACGACCTGCGCAACTTCGGCCTCAGCGGCGCCGCCAACGGTGGCGTGACCACCAGCGGCAGATTCGAGTCGCGCGACGTCGTCGGGTCCCTGCGGTATGCGCGGTCGCGTCCTGACCTGCGCGGGTCGCGGATCGCGCTGTTCAGCCGCTGCCTGGGCGCCGATGCCACGCTGTTCGCGATGCAGCGGGCCCCGCAGGAGTTCACGGACGTCTGCTGCCTGGTCGCGTGCCAGCCGCTGTCGCCGCGCGCGGTTCTGGAGCGAACGCTCGAGCGGCGCTGCATCCCGGCCGAGCGGATGGAGGAGCTGGACCGGCTGATCAGACTCCGCACCGGCTTCGGCCTCGACGAGATGTCCCCGGTCGAGACCGGCGCGGCCGGCAGTGTCCGGGTGCCGACGCTCGTCTACCAGGTCCACGACGACCTCATGACGCGGCCGGCCGATGTCCAGTCCATGTTCGACGCCATCCCCTCGGACGTGCCGAAGGAGTTGTTCTGGATCCACGGCACCACGCGCCGCTGGGACGGATACCTGCACTTCCAGAAAGACCCGGACCGCATTCTGGAGTGGCTTGCCGGCCACATGGGCTAG
- a CDS encoding SDR family NAD(P)-dependent oxidoreductase, translating to MSEQQQECDGRVVVVTGAGTGIGRATARAFAAAGARVVAVGRRPEPLAEAAAGSPGITPYAADITADGAADRIADHVAGTYGRLDVLVNNAGIVRSGALGSFTAESIGPQLATNLVAPVLLTQAALPHLERAGGVVVNISTAVGQRAWPGNAVYAASKAGLDTLTRSWAVELAPRGVRVVGVAPGAVETPIGEHQGLSADRLAAVRAWQLAHTPLGRLGRPEEVAAAVLRLAAPEAAFVTGAILPVDGGAMVA from the coding sequence ATGAGCGAACAGCAACAGGAATGCGACGGGCGGGTCGTGGTGGTCACCGGAGCCGGGACCGGCATCGGGCGGGCCACCGCACGGGCCTTCGCGGCGGCGGGGGCGCGCGTGGTGGCCGTCGGGCGGCGGCCGGAGCCGCTGGCGGAGGCCGCGGCGGGCAGCCCCGGGATCACGCCGTACGCGGCCGACATCACCGCCGACGGGGCGGCGGACCGGATCGCGGACCACGTGGCCGGGACGTACGGACGGCTGGACGTCCTGGTCAACAACGCGGGGATCGTGCGGAGCGGGGCGCTGGGGTCCTTCACGGCGGAATCGATCGGGCCGCAGCTGGCGACCAACCTGGTGGCACCCGTGCTGCTGACCCAGGCGGCGCTGCCGCACCTGGAACGCGCCGGGGGCGTGGTGGTCAACATCTCGACGGCGGTGGGGCAGCGGGCCTGGCCCGGCAACGCCGTCTACGCCGCGAGCAAGGCCGGTCTGGACACGCTGACCCGCAGCTGGGCGGTGGAGCTGGCGCCGCGTGGCGTACGGGTGGTGGGCGTCGCGCCGGGCGCCGTCGAGACGCCGATCGGCGAACACCAGGGGCTCTCGGCGGACCGGCTGGCGGCCGTGCGCGCCTGGCAGCTCGCACACACCCCGCTGGGACGGCTGGGCCGTCCGGAGGAGGTGGCGGCCGCCGTGCTGCGGCTGGCCGCCCCGGAGGCCGCGTTCGTCACGGGCGCGATCCTGCCGGTGGACGGGGGAGCGATGGTGGCGTGA
- a CDS encoding MFS transporter has product MRVTTLAEPDEASGPASGRTTATEGAGRFAEPGPAEEDRPGPRRVRLAAVLGLGPALLLAALGQTVVAVPLPEIAGRLHGAGRMSWVVPAYLLASAVALPLFGRPGDRFGRKPALLLALLVFVAGSALAARAHTVDGLLAGRALQGLGAGGIMGGVQALAADTAPHRARVRALVLTGAGYGLATVAGPLVGGLLAEHASWRWCFAVNVPLGLAAFLVVAVALKAPRPARRPGTDPVGVLLLALFSVCALLLACWAGTEYAWDSRVVLGLCCGTLGSALLLVAVGHVTAEPILPPRLLRDRAFLANGVVGGVTGAALFGAVVYLPVFLQGPGAPATGAGLPLLLMAGGILLGAAVSGRLAGRTGHHKLFPVLGCALAAEGMWLLSHLQPDTARATCALWAGILGLGAGFVLPVLPVALRHAVRPADGATALAASTYARQLGAAAGTAVLGAVLAGRAAGPLHDGYPAAYAEAVPGLFRPLVPVLLLGLLLAFFLKENSSVSHAAYSPHGPQSAPGGGGGEAVATVPAARTASAAADRYAPAGVPVCGAVRHHDGSAVPRAALTLIDVAGRQIGRGATGEDGRYALSTPGSGAYVLIASAGGHQPQAVTVTVGDRPVDLDVVLGGAGRLAGTVTTADGTPVRDAMVTLTDVRGEVVATTRSGREGGYVIGELVAGEYTLASSAPAFRPAALPVTVHASRETRQDVELAGGAVLRGTVRAGGGRPVEDARVTLLDAGGNVVDTATTGPDGLFRFVDMAAGEYTVVAAGYPPVATVLQVAGGGRTERDLQLGHED; this is encoded by the coding sequence GTGCGTGTGACCACCCTGGCGGAGCCGGATGAGGCGTCGGGGCCGGCGTCCGGGAGGACGACGGCCACGGAGGGAGCGGGGCGGTTCGCGGAGCCCGGCCCCGCCGAGGAGGACCGGCCCGGACCCCGCCGCGTCCGCCTCGCGGCCGTTCTCGGCCTGGGTCCGGCGCTGCTGCTCGCGGCGCTGGGCCAGACCGTCGTGGCCGTGCCGCTCCCGGAGATCGCCGGCCGGCTGCACGGCGCCGGCCGGATGTCCTGGGTGGTCCCGGCGTACCTCCTGGCCTCGGCCGTCGCGCTGCCCCTGTTCGGCAGACCCGGTGACCGCTTCGGGCGCAAGCCGGCGCTCCTCCTCGCCCTCCTCGTCTTCGTGGCCGGATCCGCGCTGGCCGCACGGGCGCACACGGTGGACGGACTGCTCGCCGGCCGCGCCCTCCAGGGCCTCGGCGCCGGCGGGATCATGGGCGGCGTACAGGCGCTGGCCGCGGACACCGCGCCGCACCGGGCGCGCGTCCGCGCCCTGGTCCTCACGGGCGCCGGCTACGGCCTCGCCACAGTGGCGGGCCCGCTCGTCGGGGGCCTCCTCGCCGAACACGCCTCCTGGCGCTGGTGCTTCGCCGTGAACGTCCCCCTGGGGCTGGCCGCCTTCCTCGTGGTGGCCGTCGCCCTGAAGGCACCCCGGCCCGCCCGCCGTCCGGGCACCGACCCGGTGGGCGTCCTGCTGCTCGCGCTCTTCTCCGTGTGCGCGCTCCTGCTGGCCTGCTGGGCGGGCACGGAGTACGCCTGGGACTCGCGCGTCGTCCTCGGTCTCTGCTGCGGCACGCTCGGCAGCGCCCTGCTCCTCGTGGCGGTCGGACACGTCACCGCCGAACCGATCCTGCCGCCGCGCCTCCTCCGCGACCGTGCCTTTCTCGCCAACGGCGTGGTCGGCGGCGTGACCGGCGCCGCGCTCTTCGGGGCCGTCGTGTACCTCCCGGTCTTCCTCCAGGGCCCCGGCGCCCCGGCCACCGGGGCCGGGCTGCCGCTGCTCCTGATGGCGGGCGGCATCCTCCTCGGTGCCGCCGTCTCCGGCCGGCTCGCCGGACGCACCGGGCACCACAAGCTGTTCCCGGTACTGGGCTGCGCGCTGGCCGCCGAGGGTATGTGGCTCCTGTCCCACCTCCAGCCCGACACCGCACGCGCCACGTGCGCGCTCTGGGCGGGCATCCTCGGCCTCGGTGCCGGCTTCGTCCTGCCGGTCCTCCCCGTCGCCCTGCGGCACGCCGTGCGCCCCGCCGACGGCGCCACCGCCCTCGCCGCCAGTACGTACGCCCGGCAGCTCGGCGCCGCCGCCGGTACGGCCGTCCTCGGCGCCGTGCTCGCCGGACGCGCCGCGGGCCCGCTCCACGACGGCTACCCCGCCGCCTACGCGGAGGCCGTGCCCGGCCTCTTCCGTCCTCTCGTGCCCGTGCTCCTCCTCGGGCTCCTGCTTGCCTTCTTCCTCAAGGAGAACTCCTCGGTGTCCCACGCTGCCTACTCCCCGCACGGCCCGCAGAGCGCACCCGGCGGGGGCGGCGGCGAGGCCGTCGCGACGGTCCCCGCCGCCCGCACCGCATCCGCCGCCGCCGACCGGTACGCCCCGGCCGGCGTACCGGTCTGCGGCGCCGTGCGGCATCACGACGGCTCCGCCGTCCCGCGCGCCGCGCTCACCCTCATCGACGTCGCCGGGCGGCAGATCGGGCGCGGCGCGACCGGTGAGGACGGGCGGTACGCGCTGAGCACCCCGGGCTCCGGGGCGTACGTGCTGATCGCGTCGGCCGGCGGGCACCAGCCACAGGCCGTCACCGTCACCGTCGGGGACCGGCCGGTCGACCTGGACGTCGTCCTGGGCGGCGCGGGACGGCTCGCGGGCACCGTCACCACGGCCGACGGCACGCCCGTACGCGACGCCATGGTGACGCTGACGGACGTGCGCGGCGAGGTGGTGGCGACGACGCGCAGCGGGCGTGAGGGCGGGTACGTGATCGGCGAGCTGGTGGCGGGGGAGTACACGCTCGCCTCCAGCGCCCCCGCCTTCCGGCCGGCGGCCCTGCCGGTGACCGTCCACGCGTCCCGTGAGACCCGCCAGGACGTCGAACTGGCGGGCGGCGCCGTGCTGCGCGGCACCGTACGGGCGGGCGGCGGACGGCCCGTCGAGGACGCCCGGGTCACGCTCCTGGACGCGGGCGGCAACGTGGTGGACACCGCGACCACCGGACCCGACGGCCTGTTCCGCTTCGTGGACATGGCCGCCGGTGAGTACACCGTGGTCGCCGCGGGCTACCCACCGGTCGCCACGGTCCTCCAGGTCGCGGGCGGCGGCCGCACGGAGCGCGATCTGCAACTGGGGCACGAGGACTGA
- a CDS encoding HEAT repeat domain-containing protein — MEDQFHELTDRVRGELRSPADLVTYERLLGLARKNTPAGREELARMLTAVERPLWIREIAAFSLGCAGDRRAFETLVLLLNYRDPVRCATAAHALARLGDPRTARAAAALATNPLRTAYALHPVRLLADLRAPESVPALISTLERLLTPHTPYWRVALACVEGLGALGDRRAVPALTSALDHPRLAAAAAASLARLDVRRSRGNGKG, encoded by the coding sequence ATGGAAGACCAATTCCACGAGTTGACCGACCGGGTACGGGGCGAGCTGCGGTCACCGGCCGATCTCGTCACCTACGAACGCCTGCTGGGCCTCGCCCGCAAGAACACCCCGGCGGGCAGAGAAGAGCTGGCCAGAATGCTCACCGCCGTCGAGCGGCCCCTGTGGATCCGCGAGATCGCCGCCTTCTCGCTCGGCTGCGCCGGCGACCGCCGCGCCTTCGAGACGCTCGTCCTGCTGCTGAACTACCGCGACCCGGTCCGCTGCGCCACGGCCGCGCACGCGCTGGCCCGGCTCGGCGACCCCCGCACGGCGCGCGCCGCCGCGGCCCTCGCCACCAACCCCCTCCGCACCGCCTACGCCCTGCACCCCGTACGCCTGCTGGCCGACCTCCGTGCCCCCGAGTCCGTCCCGGCGCTGATCTCCACCCTCGAACGCCTCCTGACCCCGCACACCCCGTACTGGCGCGTCGCCCTGGCCTGCGTGGAGGGCCTGGGCGCGCTCGGCGACCGGCGCGCCGTCCCGGCCCTGACCTCGGCCCTGGACCACCCGCGCCTGGCGGCAGCGGCGGCGGCCTCGCTGGCACGGCTGGACGTCAGGCGCAGCAGGGGCAACGGGAAGGGCTGA
- a CDS encoding SDR family NAD(P)-dependent oxidoreductase, with amino-acid sequence MALDGKTAVVTGAVRGIGYAYCRRLAADGAHVVAVDVDDPVDAVSELPGGGDKLGLVCDISEPSQVDAVTRTVLDRYGRCDILVNNAGVFPFTDLEHMSIELWRKVQAVNVESILLFARAFAPGMRAAGWGRIVNTGSGITLTQNRDLAYLTSKGTVHVLTRALANELGESGITVNAIAPGLVATQGFLGRARPGGPTTDEVFARVTALQTIKRQSDAADLGNALGFLVSDDADFITGQILHVDGGMTRTGA; translated from the coding sequence GTGGCGCTTGACGGAAAGACGGCGGTGGTGACGGGGGCGGTCCGGGGCATCGGATACGCCTACTGCCGGCGGCTCGCCGCGGACGGCGCGCACGTGGTCGCCGTCGACGTCGACGACCCGGTGGACGCCGTGAGCGAGCTGCCGGGCGGCGGCGACAAGCTGGGACTGGTGTGCGACATCAGTGAGCCGTCGCAGGTCGACGCCGTGACCCGCACGGTCCTCGACCGGTACGGGCGCTGCGACATCCTCGTCAACAATGCCGGCGTCTTCCCCTTCACCGATCTCGAGCACATGTCGATCGAGCTGTGGCGCAAGGTGCAGGCGGTCAACGTCGAGTCGATCCTGCTCTTCGCCCGGGCGTTCGCGCCGGGGATGCGGGCCGCAGGGTGGGGGCGCATCGTCAATACCGGCTCAGGCATCACCCTGACCCAGAACCGCGACCTCGCGTACCTGACCAGCAAGGGCACCGTGCACGTGCTGACCCGGGCGCTCGCCAACGAACTCGGCGAGAGCGGCATCACGGTCAACGCGATAGCACCCGGTCTGGTGGCGACCCAGGGCTTCCTGGGCCGGGCCCGGCCGGGCGGCCCGACAACCGACGAGGTGTTCGCCCGTGTGACGGCCCTGCAGACCATCAAGCGCCAGTCGGACGCGGCGGACCTCGGTAACGCCCTGGGCTTCCTGGTCTCCGACGACGCCGACTTCATCACCGGCCAGATCCTGCACGTCGACGGCGGCATGACACGTACGGGAGCCTGA
- a CDS encoding SRPBCC family protein, producing the protein MGQVEATTQREIAADPEDVFDALADYSGTRPKLLPEHFSEYEVREGGDGKGTLVHWKLQATSKRVRDCLLDVDEPTDGQLVEKDRNSSMVTTWTVTPAGEQRARVVVTTTWQGAGGVGGFFERTFAPKGLGRIYDALLTNLEAHMKK; encoded by the coding sequence ATGGGCCAGGTCGAAGCCACCACCCAGCGCGAGATCGCGGCGGACCCGGAGGACGTCTTCGACGCGCTCGCGGACTACTCCGGCACCCGCCCGAAGCTGCTGCCCGAGCACTTCAGCGAGTACGAGGTCCGCGAGGGCGGTGACGGCAAGGGCACCCTGGTGCACTGGAAGCTCCAGGCGACCAGCAAGCGCGTGCGGGACTGCCTGCTCGACGTCGACGAGCCGACCGACGGGCAGCTGGTCGAGAAGGACCGCAACTCCTCGATGGTCACCACCTGGACCGTCACCCCGGCGGGCGAGCAGCGCGCCCGGGTCGTCGTCACCACCACCTGGCAGGGCGCGGGCGGCGTCGGCGGCTTCTTCGAGCGGACCTTCGCGCCCAAGGGCCTCGGCCGGATCTACGACGCGCTGCTCACCAACCTCGAGGCGCACATGAAGAAGTGA
- a CDS encoding ester cyclase: MANDNEIAVRRFYEALSTGDSALVDEALAAGWEAVPPLRTGGGPEGWKASIAHLRGVFSDLTVEIEHVVVDRDMVAVRAVSRGKHTGELLGVEGTGREVEFRAADFHQVADGRIVRTWHLEDYFSIATQIGLEFTRGA, from the coding sequence ATGGCAAACGACAACGAAATCGCGGTCCGGCGCTTCTACGAGGCACTCTCCACCGGTGACAGCGCGCTGGTCGACGAGGCCCTCGCCGCCGGCTGGGAGGCCGTCCCGCCCCTGCGCACCGGGGGCGGCCCAGAGGGATGGAAAGCGAGCATTGCTCACCTTCGTGGTGTGTTCAGTGACCTGACCGTCGAGATCGAGCACGTCGTCGTGGACCGGGACATGGTCGCAGTGCGGGCGGTCAGCCGCGGGAAGCACACCGGCGAGCTGCTCGGCGTCGAGGGCACCGGCCGCGAGGTCGAGTTCCGGGCGGCCGACTTCCACCAGGTGGCCGACGGCCGCATCGTGCGCACCTGGCACCTGGAGGACTACTTCTCGATCGCCACCCAGATCGGACTGGAGTTCACCCGTGGCGCTTGA
- a CDS encoding MerR family transcriptional regulator produces MRIGELAAATGTTPRALRHYEQEGLIGSVREANGYRDYDERAVARVRNIRHLLDAGLTLADVRCFAGCLDGDMTTAPPSPEGLRIARERLAAIDARLAAQTEARDRLARALAAAQAPPGQPLTPPSLPRPPAGSRP; encoded by the coding sequence GTGCGGATCGGGGAACTGGCCGCGGCCACGGGGACGACCCCGCGGGCGCTGCGCCACTACGAACAAGAGGGGCTGATCGGCTCCGTACGCGAGGCCAACGGCTACCGCGACTACGACGAGCGGGCGGTCGCGCGCGTCCGGAACATCCGGCACCTGCTCGACGCCGGGCTCACGCTGGCCGACGTGCGCTGCTTCGCGGGCTGCCTGGACGGCGACATGACGACCGCGCCGCCGTCCCCCGAGGGCCTGCGGATCGCCCGGGAGCGGCTGGCCGCGATCGACGCGCGGCTCGCCGCCCAGACCGAGGCCCGCGACCGGCTGGCCCGCGCGCTGGCCGCGGCACAGGCCCCGCCCGGGCAACCGCTCACGCCACCATCGCTCCCCCGTCCACCGGCAGGATCGCGCCCGTGA